In Deinococcus ficus, a single genomic region encodes these proteins:
- a CDS encoding isocitrate lyase/PEP mutase family protein: protein MTHADHARSFHALHQTGFLLPNAWDVASARLLEAAGFTAIGTTSAGIAHARGRTDGQTLTRDEMGREVEAIVRAVAIPVNADIEAGYGHAPEDVRRTVEHFAALGVAGVNLEDATGLTPTELYDLDSQLRRIEAARAAIDASGVPVFLNARTDTFLKGHGATDEERLAETVRRGQAYADAGADGIFVPLALQSQDIRALADALRVPLNVMAFPGSPVPRALLDAGAARVSFGQSLMLATLGLVQRMAAELHAAEQSPLMDSYFLGFGEGHDLFHRPTA, encoded by the coding sequence ATGACCCACGCCGATCACGCCCGCAGCTTCCACGCCCTCCACCAGACCGGCTTCCTCCTGCCCAACGCCTGGGACGTCGCCAGCGCCCGATTGCTGGAAGCGGCGGGCTTCACCGCCATCGGCACGACCAGTGCAGGCATCGCGCATGCCCGCGGACGCACCGACGGCCAGACCCTGACCCGCGACGAGATGGGCCGTGAGGTCGAGGCAATCGTCCGGGCCGTGGCGATTCCCGTCAACGCCGACATCGAAGCCGGATACGGCCACGCGCCCGAGGACGTCCGCCGGACCGTGGAGCACTTCGCGGCGCTGGGCGTGGCCGGCGTCAACCTGGAAGACGCCACCGGGCTCACCCCGACCGAGCTGTACGACCTGGACAGTCAGCTGCGCCGGATCGAGGCGGCCCGCGCCGCCATCGACGCGTCCGGGGTGCCCGTGTTTCTCAATGCCCGCACCGACACCTTCCTGAAAGGCCACGGCGCCACGGACGAGGAGCGCCTCGCCGAAACAGTCCGCCGCGGGCAGGCGTACGCCGATGCCGGCGCGGACGGCATCTTCGTGCCGCTCGCCCTGCAGTCGCAGGACATCCGGGCGCTGGCGGACGCGCTGCGCGTGCCGCTGAACGTGATGGCCTTCCCCGGCAGCCCCGTCCCCCGGGCCCTGCTGGACGCCGGCGCGGCGCGGGTCAGTTTCGGCCAGAGCCTGATGCTCGCCACGCTGGGCCTCGTTCAGCGCATGGCGGCAGAACTGCACGCGGCCGAGCAGTCTCCGCTGATGGACTCGTACTTCCTGGGGTTCGGCGAGGGCCACGACCTCTTCCACCGCCCCACCGCGTAA
- a CDS encoding ABC transporter substrate-binding protein, which yields MTTLTPAIPLGLAIDLSGTASAHTRTFLHATRAWAAGTPGADLTLVSDDRSADGGERAAAELLRRGVRGVVGHYSSRAALAALPLYGTVGVPLLLPAATADTLPGPGRAHVGRLCASDADLHSALGDLTAPWRDAGRLAWHVETSHAAPEAAPAPRGPGTLQVVLGSEAFAREALARPAAPEERWLLVDDAGSPALLALSTPARPIQAFGNRSRWPVPPPRPEAMFYWETWCALDIAFQLASRGRHRVAGQSFNTTCGVLTFGDTGQAETAAHGVWEAPLPVG from the coding sequence TTGACCACCCTGACCCCGGCCATCCCCCTCGGCCTCGCCATCGACCTGTCCGGCACGGCCAGCGCGCACACCCGGACGTTCCTGCACGCCACGCGCGCCTGGGCGGCCGGCACGCCCGGGGCGGACCTGACCCTGGTGTCCGACGACCGCAGCGCTGACGGCGGCGAGCGTGCCGCGGCCGAGCTGCTCCGGCGCGGCGTGCGGGGCGTGGTCGGCCACTACTCCAGCCGGGCGGCGCTGGCCGCCCTGCCGCTGTACGGAACAGTCGGCGTGCCGCTGCTGCTGCCGGCCGCCACCGCCGACACCTTGCCCGGGCCGGGCCGGGCGCACGTGGGTCGGCTGTGCGCCAGCGACGCCGACCTGCACTCGGCCCTGGGTGACTTGACGGCGCCCTGGCGCGACGCCGGCCGGCTCGCCTGGCATGTGGAGACCTCGCACGCTGCGCCGGAGGCGGCGCCCGCGCCCCGGGGTCCCGGCACCTTGCAGGTGGTGCTGGGCAGTGAGGCCTTCGCGAGAGAGGCCCTCGCCCGCCCGGCCGCGCCGGAGGAGCGCTGGCTGCTCGTGGACGACGCGGGCAGCCCGGCCCTGCTGGCCCTGAGCACGCCTGCCCGGCCCATTCAGGCGTTCGGGAACCGGTCCCGCTGGCCCGTGCCGCCCCCGAGGCCAGAGGCGATGTTCTACTGGGAAACCTGGTGCGCGCTGGACATCGCGTTTCAGCTCGCCAGCCGGGGGCGGCACCGGGTGGCCGGACAGTCCTTCAATACGACCTGCGGCGTCCTGACCTTCGGTGACACGGGTCAGGCGGAGACGGCCGCGCACGGGGTGTGGGAGGCCCCCCTCCCTGTGGGCTGA
- a CDS encoding ATP-grasp domain-containing protein, with amino-acid sequence MRLLAIETVQLGDYYVSRYEQVEAYGAQVSVLSGLADADHWPADRFRVAQSQHIGNLIALAVRWHQDTPFDGVFTFAESSVIAAAAVAEALGLPGIGVDAAQKSRNKFLMRLAHEAHGAAHPPFQPVGTLDEAQAAAARIGYPVILKPTLGAGSSFVFRVDSPGELARAFPQAWAGIQDMGFFTSEVQGLDLGPNGLLIEGFLDGREYLIEALCWDGQVTLGSIVDRVTVESATFDDDVHHAPTDLDDATIERVRQVVERGAVAQGLHRSVLHAEVRFHHGEPFLLEIAARPGGGGLDHMARISAGYCPIQSVIAFAVGERPAHAAYQRTARHTAAMVLLCPAGTIEAIHVPEDVRQDPALFFLKILARPGDVIRRPPAGNSILGFAGSTGTSFEDAMANAERAAQAIDVTLTEAVLAPA; translated from the coding sequence ATGCGGCTCCTGGCCATTGAAACCGTTCAGTTAGGTGATTACTACGTTTCCCGTTACGAGCAGGTCGAGGCCTACGGCGCCCAGGTGTCCGTGCTGAGCGGCCTGGCCGACGCGGATCACTGGCCGGCCGACCGGTTCCGCGTGGCGCAGTCCCAGCACATCGGGAACCTCATCGCCCTGGCCGTGCGCTGGCACCAGGACACCCCGTTCGACGGCGTGTTCACGTTCGCGGAAAGTTCCGTGATCGCCGCGGCGGCCGTCGCCGAGGCGCTGGGACTGCCGGGCATCGGCGTGGACGCTGCGCAGAAAAGCCGCAACAAGTTCCTGATGCGCCTGGCGCACGAGGCCCACGGCGCCGCCCACCCGCCCTTCCAGCCGGTGGGGACGCTGGACGAGGCGCAGGCGGCTGCGGCCCGGATCGGGTACCCCGTCATCCTGAAACCCACCCTGGGGGCCGGCAGCAGTTTCGTGTTCCGCGTGGACTCGCCCGGCGAACTGGCGCGGGCCTTCCCGCAGGCGTGGGCCGGCATTCAGGACATGGGCTTTTTCACCAGTGAGGTGCAGGGCCTGGACCTCGGGCCCAACGGTCTGCTCATCGAGGGCTTCCTGGACGGCCGGGAGTACCTGATCGAGGCGCTGTGCTGGGACGGGCAGGTCACCCTGGGCTCCATCGTGGACCGCGTGACCGTGGAGAGCGCCACCTTCGACGACGACGTGCACCACGCCCCCACCGACCTGGACGACGCGACCATCGAACGCGTCCGGCAGGTCGTGGAGCGCGGCGCGGTCGCGCAGGGCCTGCACCGCAGCGTGCTGCACGCCGAGGTGCGCTTCCACCACGGCGAACCCTTCCTGCTGGAGATCGCCGCGCGGCCCGGCGGGGGCGGCCTGGACCACATGGCCCGGATCAGCGCCGGGTACTGCCCCATTCAGAGCGTGATCGCCTTCGCGGTGGGCGAGCGGCCCGCCCACGCCGCGTACCAGCGGACCGCGCGGCACACTGCGGCCATGGTGCTGCTGTGCCCGGCCGGAACCATCGAGGCCATTCACGTGCCGGAAGACGTGCGCCAGGACCCGGCCCTTTTCTTCCTGAAAATTCTCGCCCGGCCCGGCGACGTGATCCGTCGCCCCCCAGCCGGGAACAGCATCCTGGGCTTCGCCGGTTCCACCGGAACGTCGTTCGAGGACGCCATGGCGAACGCCGAGCGGGCCGCGCAGGCCATCGACGTGACCCTGACCGAAGCCGTCCTCGCGCCCGCCTGA
- a CDS encoding NAD(P)/FAD-dependent oxidoreductase — MRVLIVGAGILGLLTARACALRGAAVTLLEQGPLPATGATSWDQHRIVRTLHPGQPHLTALAARAERHWRDLARGFSAPVYQRTGSLTALPPSAARASGDLLTSQGLRHAHLPAAELHRRYPLIRWPDGLDGVHDPQAGVLLADQILLELTRELARTPGVTLLPGQTVTHVNADALHVITPGGRHSGDALVLTAGLGTRRLLPAEPSEERRQLLLYVTPPVAHRAAWATLPAVPAIGDADGSWLIPPVAHTALKLTSHAASWVEGTRPDVQPAYDRLVTQFAELIPGFTQAWVSGRRTCAYRIHPERGTPVIRPLDAAGRACAVTACGGGAFKFAPLMADHLARRILDAAPVPALFDPPPPSLPLEDSHAAPGH; from the coding sequence GTGCGCGTCCTCATCGTGGGTGCGGGCATCCTGGGCCTGCTCACGGCCCGGGCCTGCGCGCTGCGGGGTGCGGCGGTCACCCTGCTGGAGCAGGGGCCCCTGCCCGCCACCGGCGCCACCTCCTGGGACCAGCACCGCATCGTCCGGACCCTGCACCCGGGCCAGCCTCACCTGACCGCCCTGGCCGCCAGGGCGGAGCGGCACTGGCGTGACCTGGCCCGCGGGTTCAGCGCGCCCGTGTACCAGCGCACCGGCAGCCTCACCGCCCTGCCGCCCTCCGCTGCCCGGGCCTCCGGTGACCTGCTCACCAGTCAGGGACTCCGGCACGCGCACCTGCCGGCCGCGGAGCTGCACCGCCGGTACCCGCTGATCCGCTGGCCGGACGGCCTGGACGGCGTGCACGACCCGCAGGCCGGGGTGCTTCTCGCCGATCAGATCCTCCTGGAACTCACCCGCGAACTCGCCCGGACGCCCGGGGTGACACTGCTGCCAGGCCAGACCGTCACTCACGTGAACGCTGACGCCCTGCACGTGATCACCCCCGGGGGCAGGCACAGCGGGGACGCCCTGGTGCTCACGGCGGGCCTGGGCACCCGGCGCCTGCTGCCGGCCGAACCGTCCGAGGAGCGGCGGCAGCTGCTGCTGTACGTCACGCCACCCGTGGCGCACCGGGCCGCGTGGGCGACCCTGCCGGCCGTGCCCGCCATCGGCGACGCGGACGGATCGTGGCTGATCCCCCCCGTCGCTCACACTGCCCTGAAGCTCACCAGTCACGCCGCGAGCTGGGTGGAAGGCACCCGCCCTGACGTTCAACCTGCGTACGACCGGCTCGTCACGCAGTTCGCGGAGCTGATCCCGGGGTTCACGCAGGCGTGGGTGTCCGGCCGGCGCACCTGCGCGTACCGCATTCACCCTGAGCGGGGCACGCCGGTCATCCGCCCGCTGGACGCGGCCGGGCGCGCCTGCGCCGTGACCGCCTGCGGGGGCGGGGCGTTCAAGTTCGCGCCCCTGATGGCCGACCACCTCGCCCGCCGCATCCTGGACGCCGCGCCGGTCCCGGCGCTCTTCGACCCCCCACCCCCCTCGCTCCCCCTGGAGGACTCCCATGCGGCTCCTGGCCATTGA
- a CDS encoding class I tRNA ligase family protein, protein MTTLIIAPPPTPNGDLHVGHLAGPYLAGDVYARMLRGEGQGVLYATGTDDSQTYVVTSAAKLNLTPEALCAQAARDIQDTLKLTGVQVDGFAPFDERYRATVLAFLTPLFEQGKFEWRTVTFPYDPVRQEFLVEGLVGGTCPVCLSGSRGGLCEACGHPNNFMELLDPVSTLHPRHPVEGREARILVFPLERYRAPLEAYYARQEGRWRPHILQLVRELLAAPLPDFPVTYPVTWGIPSPFPGTEGQVLNAWVEGMPASMYCSATAGEAGGLSPEQAAALWEDPQARLVYFLGFDNSYFWGVVHLALLMAHGGRFVLPDVIVPNEFYELEHEKFSTSRGHLIWARDLTRDVPRDLARYYLALTCPEHHRTNFSRSALEKLTRERLLVPWAGLQRHFVPDGTGPLPVTPAGQDAARRMAERLRACYALETFSLTRLADTLTQHLQRLYREADEARAQGHAPSGDLWHQLRVLLHLASPLLIDATASLLLDQQQPWTALLDESSVTPFALPPLVPEPALA, encoded by the coding sequence ATGACGACCCTGATCATCGCCCCGCCCCCCACCCCGAACGGCGACCTGCACGTCGGTCACCTGGCCGGGCCGTACCTCGCGGGGGACGTGTACGCCCGCATGCTGCGGGGCGAAGGTCAGGGCGTGCTGTACGCCACCGGGACGGACGACAGCCAGACGTACGTGGTGACCAGCGCCGCGAAGCTCAATCTCACGCCGGAGGCGCTGTGCGCGCAGGCCGCCCGTGACATTCAGGACACCCTGAAGCTCACCGGCGTGCAGGTGGACGGCTTCGCGCCGTTCGACGAGCGGTACCGCGCCACGGTCCTGGCGTTCCTCACGCCTCTGTTCGAGCAGGGCAAGTTCGAGTGGCGCACCGTCACGTTCCCGTACGACCCGGTCCGGCAGGAATTCCTGGTCGAAGGCCTGGTGGGCGGCACGTGCCCGGTGTGCCTGAGCGGCAGCCGCGGTGGGCTGTGCGAGGCGTGCGGCCACCCGAACAACTTCATGGAGCTGCTGGACCCCGTGTCCACCCTGCACCCGCGGCACCCGGTGGAAGGCCGCGAGGCCCGCATTCTGGTGTTCCCGCTGGAACGCTACCGCGCGCCGCTGGAAGCCTATTACGCCCGGCAGGAAGGCCGCTGGCGGCCGCACATCCTGCAGCTCGTACGGGAACTGCTCGCCGCGCCCCTGCCGGACTTCCCGGTTACGTACCCCGTCACCTGGGGCATACCGTCCCCCTTCCCCGGCACCGAAGGGCAGGTGCTGAACGCCTGGGTGGAGGGCATGCCCGCGTCCATGTACTGTTCCGCGACCGCCGGTGAGGCGGGCGGCCTGAGTCCCGAGCAGGCCGCGGCGCTGTGGGAGGACCCGCAGGCGCGCCTGGTGTACTTCCTGGGGTTCGACAACTCGTACTTCTGGGGCGTGGTGCACCTGGCCCTGTTGATGGCGCATGGGGGCCGCTTCGTGCTGCCGGACGTGATCGTCCCGAACGAGTTCTACGAGCTGGAACACGAGAAATTCTCCACCAGCCGCGGGCACCTGATCTGGGCCCGGGACCTCACGCGGGACGTGCCCCGCGACCTTGCCCGGTACTACCTGGCGCTCACCTGCCCGGAACACCACCGCACGAACTTCAGCCGCTCAGCCCTGGAAAAACTCACCCGGGAACGGCTGCTGGTCCCCTGGGCCGGCCTTCAGCGGCACTTCGTGCCGGACGGGACCGGGCCGCTGCCCGTCACGCCTGCCGGGCAGGACGCCGCCCGGCGCATGGCCGAGCGGCTGCGCGCGTGCTACGCCCTGGAGACCTTCAGCCTCACGCGGCTGGCCGACACGCTCACCCAGCACCTTCAGCGTCTGTACCGCGAGGCGGACGAGGCGCGGGCCCAGGGCCACGCGCCGTCCGGCGACCTGTGGCACCAGCTGCGCGTGCTGCTGCACCTCGCCAGCCCCCTGCTGATCGATGCGACCGCGTCCCTGCTGCTGGACCAGCAGCAGCCCTGGACTGCGCTGCTCGACGAGTCCAGCGTCACGCCCTTTGCCCTGCCGCCTTTGGTGCCAGAGCCGGCACTGGCCTGA
- a CDS encoding cupin domain-containing protein — protein sequence MDLKPLRREQLNFENGLHAQRLLPWANLNAPFEGSWCVIAPGTASTAHAHHEYEIFIALAGEAWLESEGQRQPFRAGDIVHFTPGTPHAVVNEGTEPFEMYSVWWDLAMAECFMTRHTLRSGG from the coding sequence ATGGACCTCAAACCCCTGCGCCGCGAACAGCTGAACTTCGAAAACGGGCTGCACGCCCAGCGCCTCCTGCCCTGGGCGAACCTGAACGCCCCCTTCGAGGGCTCGTGGTGCGTGATCGCGCCCGGCACCGCCTCCACCGCACACGCGCACCACGAGTACGAGATCTTCATCGCCCTGGCCGGTGAGGCCTGGCTGGAAAGTGAAGGGCAGCGCCAGCCCTTCCGGGCGGGCGACATCGTGCACTTCACGCCCGGCACCCCGCACGCCGTGGTCAACGAGGGCACTGAACCCTTCGAGATGTACTCCGTGTGGTGGGACCTGGCGATGGCCGAGTGCTTCATGACCCGTCACACCCTGCGGAGCGGTGGATGA
- a CDS encoding lysine N(6)-hydroxylase/L-ornithine N(5)-oxygenase family protein, whose protein sequence is MTIQTTELLALGAGPSNLALAVALEELAPHLAKRCVVAEQHGDVRWHRGTLMPGTLSQVSFLKDLATQRNPRSRFTFLNYLREQNLLDAFINLGTFTPYRQEISDYLQWVARQFDHVQVRYHARAEAITPDYDPAGRVRGWTTRFTDGQTLTSRHLVMGVGRDPNVPAVFRGVRTDRVVHSSAYLHQTRDLLGRPALRIAVVGGAQSAAELYRAALQDWPDADVRMIMRSIGLVAYEGSRFTNELFYASFVDDFYSCEPGTREAILAEMHRTNYGGVAPSLLDELYRLRYQRIITGQGDGDMLTMTDIVDARDSADGVLLTLKDKRTGAVQTLEVDLVLLGTGFSPQLPQLLAPLAQELGLDALDVSRHYRVQFGQFAGAGLYVQGINEATHGIADSLLSVLAARSEEIVMDLLALQDDPALPPARDLIGA, encoded by the coding sequence ATGACCATTCAGACGACCGAACTCCTGGCCCTGGGTGCCGGGCCGTCCAACCTGGCGCTGGCCGTGGCGCTGGAGGAACTGGCGCCGCACCTGGCGAAACGGTGCGTGGTTGCCGAGCAGCACGGCGACGTCCGTTGGCACCGCGGCACGCTGATGCCCGGCACGCTCAGCCAGGTGTCGTTTCTTAAGGACCTGGCCACCCAGCGCAACCCCCGCAGCCGCTTCACGTTCCTGAACTACCTTCGGGAGCAGAACCTGCTCGACGCGTTCATCAACCTGGGCACCTTCACGCCGTACCGGCAGGAGATCTCCGACTACCTGCAGTGGGTGGCCCGGCAGTTCGACCACGTGCAGGTGCGCTACCACGCCCGGGCCGAGGCCATCACACCGGACTACGACCCGGCTGGCCGGGTGCGCGGCTGGACCACGCGCTTCACGGACGGGCAGACGCTCACCTCCCGGCACCTGGTGATGGGCGTGGGGCGGGACCCGAACGTGCCGGCGGTGTTCCGCGGCGTGCGGACCGACCGCGTGGTTCACAGCAGCGCGTACCTGCACCAGACCCGCGACCTGCTCGGGCGCCCCGCCCTGCGGATCGCGGTGGTGGGCGGCGCGCAGAGCGCCGCGGAACTGTACCGCGCGGCCCTGCAGGACTGGCCGGACGCCGACGTGCGGATGATCATGCGCTCCATCGGGCTGGTGGCGTACGAGGGCAGCCGGTTCACGAACGAGCTGTTCTACGCCTCGTTCGTGGACGACTTCTACAGCTGCGAGCCCGGCACGCGCGAGGCGATCCTGGCGGAGATGCACCGCACGAACTACGGCGGCGTGGCGCCGTCCCTGCTGGACGAGCTGTACCGCCTGAGATACCAGCGGATCATCACCGGTCAGGGCGACGGCGACATGCTCACCATGACCGACATCGTGGACGCCCGCGACAGCGCTGACGGCGTGCTGCTCACCCTGAAAGACAAGCGCACCGGCGCCGTGCAGACCCTGGAAGTGGACCTGGTGCTGCTGGGCACGGGGTTCAGCCCGCAGCTCCCTCAGCTGCTCGCGCCGCTGGCGCAGGAACTGGGCCTGGACGCGCTGGACGTCAGTCGCCACTACCGCGTGCAGTTCGGGCAGTTCGCCGGCGCGGGCCTGTACGTGCAGGGCATCAACGAGGCGACGCACGGCATCGCCGACTCGCTGCTCAGCGTCCTGGCCGCCCGGTCCGAGGAGATCGTCATGGACCTCCTCGCCCTTCAGGACGACCCCGCCCTTCCCCCTGCCCGCGACCTGATCGGCGCGTGA
- a CDS encoding ATP-grasp domain-containing protein: MTTGAPLVLLVSSGQQLYREYLLSQLSGAFAVWLITDESVDWQAPYLTGTTRVAALDHEQVLAAARDVQAQRPVAGLLSWDERYIIVTADVADTLGLPGASPAGVRACRDKAASRDILRAAGLPQPHSRYCLTPDEAVTFAGRVGYPVVVKPRGMGASIGVARADSDADLRLRFQEAADSSLQGAAAFQHGALVETFLTGPEISVDGRVVAGQFEALWVARKSVGLPPHFEETGHVVDAADPLLTDPGLQDVLQRAHTAAGFQDGMTHTELKLTPAGPVIVEINGRLGGDLIPHLATLATGLRPGQLAGEVATRRAGEATRTVCQSAAIAFRYPDADLTVDRVTLPELALPEDYAGQCVALAAPGAALGLPPSAFVGRAAYAVVTGPDAQTCRALSETLAQAVTVQARLSAPELAPV; encoded by the coding sequence GTGACGACCGGCGCACCCCTGGTGCTGCTGGTCTCAAGCGGACAGCAGCTTTACCGGGAGTACCTGCTCTCACAGCTGTCCGGGGCCTTCGCCGTGTGGCTGATCACCGACGAGTCCGTGGACTGGCAGGCGCCGTACCTGACCGGCACCACCCGAGTCGCCGCCCTGGACCATGAACAGGTGCTCGCCGCTGCCCGGGACGTGCAGGCGCAGCGGCCCGTGGCGGGCCTGCTCAGCTGGGATGAGCGGTACATCATCGTGACTGCCGACGTCGCCGACACCCTGGGGCTGCCCGGCGCGAGCCCGGCAGGCGTCCGGGCCTGCCGGGACAAGGCGGCCAGCCGCGACATCCTGCGCGCTGCCGGCCTGCCACAACCTCACAGCCGCTACTGCCTGACCCCCGACGAGGCCGTGACGTTCGCAGGCCGCGTGGGGTACCCCGTGGTGGTCAAGCCGCGTGGCATGGGCGCCAGCATCGGCGTGGCACGCGCCGACAGTGACGCCGACCTCCGCCTGCGCTTCCAGGAAGCCGCCGACTCCAGCCTGCAGGGCGCCGCCGCCTTCCAGCACGGCGCCCTGGTGGAAACGTTCCTGACCGGTCCGGAAATCAGCGTGGACGGCCGGGTCGTCGCGGGCCAGTTCGAGGCCCTCTGGGTGGCACGCAAGAGCGTGGGCCTGCCCCCCCACTTCGAGGAGACCGGGCACGTCGTGGACGCCGCCGATCCCCTCCTCACCGACCCGGGCCTGCAGGACGTCCTGCAACGCGCCCACACCGCGGCCGGCTTCCAGGACGGCATGACCCACACCGAACTGAAGCTCACGCCCGCCGGTCCCGTGATCGTGGAAATCAACGGCCGGCTCGGCGGGGACCTGATTCCCCACCTGGCCACGCTCGCCACCGGCCTGCGCCCAGGTCAGCTGGCCGGTGAGGTCGCCACGCGCCGCGCCGGCGAGGCCACGCGCACGGTCTGCCAGAGTGCCGCCATTGCCTTCCGCTACCCGGACGCCGACCTCACCGTGGACCGGGTTACCCTGCCCGAACTGGCCCTGCCTGAGGACTACGCCGGGCAGTGCGTGGCCCTGGCGGCGCCCGGCGCGGCCCTGGGCCTGCCGCCCAGCGCGTTCGTGGGCCGCGCCGCGTACGCCGTCGTCACCGGCCCGGACGCCCAGACCTGCCGCGCGCTGAGCGAGACGCTCGCGCAGGCGGTCACGGTCCAGGCCCGCCTGTCCGCTCCCGAACTCGCCCCGGTCTAG
- a CDS encoding ATP-grasp domain-containing protein — protein MTIPVTIVVGYSPAALNSLQQLRPEGSVLLIEEPDVIRKRGLNAAVESHSVVRALHAFPYQLAGAAGQFHGEHADLDVISVVPIVEYATPFAAQLAELYGRPGATAAASVILRNKDRLREVTRAAGILNPRSVAVTSFEDVQAAVDTFGLPCIIKPANRQGSVGTVIVRRAGDLPAAWAASQVRDEGMMVPDRPFDQVTLVEEFVDGPEFSVEALVRGGEFLFQNVTEKDLFDGVNPVERGHLVPAAIDAPLTGRLIEDTRRVIQAAGFHTGIVHCEWKVRDGQPYLIECAGRFAGDGIIDLIERAYAFDLVGAYHALMRGEHPGPLPAAPVKAALVHFLGGHDGLVSSIRVDEAALERSGVAAHYLTTQVGARAFTPSMSWHRLGALTVEAPSAAEAQARARAALSAIDITITPDQPA, from the coding sequence ATGACCATCCCCGTCACCATCGTCGTGGGGTACAGCCCCGCCGCCCTCAATTCCCTCCAGCAGCTGCGCCCGGAAGGGTCCGTCCTGCTGATCGAGGAACCGGACGTCATCCGCAAACGCGGCCTGAACGCCGCCGTCGAGAGCCACAGCGTGGTGCGCGCCCTGCACGCCTTCCCGTACCAGCTCGCCGGAGCCGCCGGGCAGTTCCACGGCGAGCACGCGGACCTTGACGTGATCAGCGTCGTGCCCATCGTGGAGTACGCCACGCCCTTCGCGGCGCAGCTCGCGGAGCTGTACGGACGCCCGGGCGCCACCGCGGCAGCCAGCGTGATCCTGCGCAACAAGGACCGCCTGCGCGAGGTCACGCGGGCCGCCGGAATCCTCAACCCCCGCTCGGTGGCCGTGACCAGTTTCGAGGACGTCCAGGCCGCGGTGGACACGTTCGGGCTGCCGTGCATCATCAAGCCCGCCAACCGTCAGGGGTCGGTGGGCACCGTCATCGTCCGCCGCGCCGGGGACCTCCCGGCCGCCTGGGCCGCCTCGCAGGTCCGCGACGAGGGCATGATGGTCCCGGACCGGCCCTTTGACCAAGTCACCCTGGTCGAGGAGTTCGTCGACGGTCCCGAATTCAGCGTCGAAGCCCTTGTCCGGGGCGGGGAGTTCCTGTTCCAGAACGTGACCGAGAAGGACCTGTTCGACGGCGTGAATCCCGTCGAGCGCGGCCACCTGGTGCCCGCCGCCATTGACGCGCCCCTCACCGGGCGCCTGATCGAGGACACCCGCCGGGTCATCCAGGCCGCCGGCTTTCACACTGGCATCGTCCACTGCGAGTGGAAGGTCAGGGACGGGCAGCCCTACCTCATCGAGTGCGCCGGGCGGTTCGCGGGAGACGGCATCATCGACCTGATCGAACGCGCCTACGCCTTCGACCTGGTGGGCGCGTACCACGCGCTCATGCGCGGCGAGCACCCCGGTCCGCTGCCGGCCGCGCCCGTGAAGGCGGCCCTGGTGCACTTCCTGGGCGGGCACGACGGCCTGGTCAGCAGCATTCGCGTGGACGAGGCCGCCCTGGAGCGCAGCGGGGTGGCCGCGCACTACCTCACCACCCAGGTCGGGGCGCGGGCATTCACGCCCAGCATGTCCTGGCACCGCCTGGGCGCCCTGACCGTCGAGGCGCCCAGCGCGGCGGAGGCGCAGGCGCGCGCCCGGGCCGCGCTGAGCGCCATCGACATCACCATCACGCCCGACCAG